Proteins encoded in a region of the Triticum dicoccoides isolate Atlit2015 ecotype Zavitan chromosome 3A, WEW_v2.0, whole genome shotgun sequence genome:
- the LOC119272382 gene encoding ammonium transporter 3 member 1-like, with protein MSTAADYNMSVGYSPNGIVVPPWLNKGDNAWQMIAATLVGLQSMPGLVILYGSIVKKKWAVNSAFMALYAFAAVWLCWVTWGYNMSFGHQLLPFWGKARPALGQKFLLMQAVLPESTHFFKDGSQETAWINPNYPMATMVYFQCVFAAITLILLAGSLLGRMNIRAWMIFVPLWLTFSYTIGAFSLWGGGFLFQWGVMDYSGGYVIHLSSGIAGFTAAYWVGPRSTKDRERFPPNNVLLMLAGAGILWMGWAGFNGGDPYAANLDSSIAVLNTNICAATSLLVWTSLDVIFFKKPSVIGAVQGMITGLVCITPGAGLVQGWAAIVMGVLSGSIPWFTMMVVHKRSKLLQRVDDTLGVFHTHAVAGFLGGVTTGLFAEPTLCSMFVPVTNSRGAFYGGSSGGMQLLKQVVGALFIVGWNVVVTSIICLVVRLIVPLRMPEEELVIGDDAVHGEEAYALWGDGEKYDSSKHGWYSDNETNQPRNRAPSGVTQDV; from the coding sequence ATGTCGACGGCCGCGGATTACAACATGTCCGTTGGGTACTCGCCCAACGGCATAGTGGTGCCGCCATGGCTGAACAAGGGCGACAACGCATGGCAGATGATCGCTGCGACGCTGGTGGGACTTCAGAGTATGCCCGGCCTGGTGATCCTCTACGGCAGCATCGTGAAGAAGAAGTGGGCCGTGAACTCGGCCTTCATGGCGCTCTACGCCTTCGCCGCCGTGTGGCTCTGCTGGGTCACCTGGGGCTACAACATGTCCTTCGGCCACCAGCTGCTCCCCTTCTGGGGCAAGGCGCGGCCGGCGCTCGGGCAGAAGTTCCTCCTCATGCAGGCCGTGCTGCCGGAGTCCACCCACTTCTTCAAGGACGGCAGCCAAGAGACGGCCTGGATCAATCCGAATTACCCCATGGCCACCATGGTCTACTTCCAGTGCGTCTTCGCCGCCATCACGCTCATCCTCCTCGCCGGCTCGCTGCTGGGCCGCATGAACATCAGGGCCTGGATGATCTTCGTGCCGCTCTGGCTCACCTTCTCCTACACCATCGGCGCCTTCTCGCTCTGGGGCGGAGGCTTCCTCTTCCAGTGGGGCGTCATGGACTACTCCGGCGGCTACGTCATCCACCTCTCCTCCGGGATCGCCGGGTTCACCGCCGCGTACTGGGTCGGGCCCAGGTCCACCAAGGACAGGGAGAGGTTCCCGCCCAACAACGTGCTCCTCATGCTCGCCGGCGCCGGCATACTCTGGATGGGGTGGGCCGGGTTCAACGGCGGTGACCCTTACGCCGCCAACCTCGACTCCTCCATCGCAGTGCTCAACACCAACATCTGCGCCGCGACCAGCCTACTCGTCTGGACCTCCCTGGACGTCATCTTCttcaagaagccctccgtgatcggcgCCGTCCAGGGCATGATCACCGGCCTCGTCTGCATCACGCCCGGCGCGGGTCTGGTCCAGGGGTGGGCGGCGATCGTGATGGGGGTCCTCTCCGGCAGCATCCCGTGGTTCACCATGATGGTCGTGCACAAGCGGTCCAAGCTGCTGCAGCGCGTGGACGACACGCTGGGCGTGTTCCACACCCACGCCGTGGCGGGGTTCCTCGGCGGCGTGACCACGGGGCTCTTCGCGGAGCCGACGCTGTGCAGCATGTTCGTGCCGGTGACCAACTCGCGCGGCGCCTTCtacggcggcagcagcggcggcatGCAGCTCCTGAAGCAGGTGGTGGGCGCGCTCTTCATCGTCGGAtggaacgtggtggtcaccagcatCATCTGCCTCGTCGTCCGGCTCATCGTGCCGCTGCGGATGCCGGAGGAGGAGCTCGTGATCGGCGACGACGCGGTGCACGGCGAGGAGGCCTACGCGCTCTGGGGCGACGGCGAGAAGTACGACTCGTCCAAGCACGGGTGGTACTCCGACAACGAGACCAACCAGCCGCGCAACAGGGCGCCCAGCGGCGTCACCCAGGACGTCTAG